Proteins encoded in a region of the Acidobacteriota bacterium genome:
- the glgX gene encoding glycogen debranching protein GlgX: protein MGVSAPPTLGATWDGRGVHFALSSEHATAVELCLFDSVDDLVGSRPVRLTRGTDGVWQAYVPDVRPGQLYGYRVEGPNEPERGHRFDATRILVDPYAKEITRTSDDADSPLAVVIDPSFDWGDDRLPRTPWHETVIYEAHVKGLTARHPEVPPELRGTYGAVAMPPLIEHFRRLGVTAVELMPIHQHWPERHLIARGQPNYWGYSTLGYFAPDVRYASSHATGSAVREFKAMVHALHAAGIEVILDVVYNHTAEGDREGPTLSFRGIDNQVYYRLAADDPSRYVDVTGCGNTVNAGHPRVLQLIIDSLRYWAIEMHVDGFRFDLATALAREGGDVNLRARFFDAIREDPVMSQVKLIAEPWDLGPGGYQVGNFPAPWSEWNGRCRDTVRRYWRGDVGTVAEMATRLAGSADLFDDGGRPPQASINFVTAHDGFTLTDLVSYNEKHNEANGEHNLDGENHNNSWNCGVEGPTDDPAIEALRERQKRNFIATLFLSQGVPMLSGGDEIGRTQLGNNNAYCQDNELSWHHWNMGADERALFEFVCLAARIRREHPVLRQPRFLHGELVPGTGDKNITWLACDGREMTTADWIDPNAKCIAALFGGDPPLVYLMNAGTEDVTFLLPSVIPGLPDPRTPTREWTCALDTADQSRQGQRWAAGATYVLTSRSVAVFVRTARSFGGQAR, encoded by the coding sequence GTGGGAGTGAGTGCGCCGCCGACGCTTGGGGCCACATGGGACGGCCGCGGCGTACACTTCGCGCTTTCTTCTGAGCACGCGACCGCGGTCGAACTGTGTCTGTTTGATTCGGTCGATGATCTGGTCGGTTCGCGACCCGTGCGCCTGACGAGGGGCACGGATGGCGTGTGGCAGGCATACGTTCCAGACGTGCGGCCCGGGCAACTCTACGGCTACCGCGTTGAGGGACCGAACGAGCCCGAACGAGGGCATCGCTTTGATGCGACACGGATCCTGGTGGATCCGTACGCGAAGGAAATCACCCGAACGAGCGACGATGCGGATTCGCCGCTCGCGGTGGTGATCGATCCGTCGTTCGACTGGGGCGACGACCGCCTGCCCCGTACGCCCTGGCACGAGACGGTCATCTACGAAGCGCACGTCAAGGGGCTCACGGCTCGGCATCCCGAGGTTCCGCCAGAGCTGCGAGGCACGTATGGCGCGGTCGCGATGCCGCCTCTCATCGAGCACTTCCGGCGCCTTGGCGTCACTGCCGTGGAGTTGATGCCCATCCATCAGCATTGGCCCGAGCGGCACCTGATCGCGCGAGGCCAGCCGAACTACTGGGGCTACAGCACGCTCGGCTACTTCGCGCCTGACGTGCGGTATGCCTCGTCACACGCGACAGGCAGCGCGGTTCGCGAGTTCAAGGCGATGGTGCACGCGCTGCATGCGGCGGGCATCGAGGTCATTCTCGACGTGGTCTACAACCACACGGCTGAGGGCGACCGCGAAGGACCGACGCTCTCGTTTCGCGGCATCGACAATCAGGTGTACTACCGGCTTGCCGCCGACGACCCGAGCCGCTATGTGGACGTCACCGGGTGCGGCAATACCGTCAATGCCGGGCACCCGCGTGTGCTGCAGCTCATCATCGATAGCCTGCGGTACTGGGCGATCGAGATGCACGTGGACGGATTCCGGTTCGACCTGGCGACCGCGTTGGCGCGCGAGGGCGGCGACGTGAACCTGCGCGCGCGGTTCTTCGACGCCATCCGGGAGGATCCGGTGATGTCCCAAGTGAAGCTAATCGCCGAGCCGTGGGACCTTGGGCCAGGTGGTTATCAGGTAGGGAACTTCCCCGCCCCCTGGAGTGAATGGAACGGGCGCTGTCGGGACACGGTGCGCCGTTACTGGCGTGGTGATGTCGGAACCGTGGCCGAAATGGCCACGCGACTCGCAGGCAGCGCAGACCTGTTTGACGATGGCGGGCGGCCGCCGCAGGCCAGCATCAACTTCGTGACGGCTCACGATGGGTTCACGCTCACGGACCTCGTGTCGTACAACGAGAAACACAACGAGGCGAACGGCGAACATAACCTCGACGGTGAGAACCACAACAACAGCTGGAACTGTGGAGTTGAGGGACCAACCGACGACCCCGCGATCGAGGCGTTGCGCGAGCGGCAGAAGCGCAACTTCATCGCCACGTTGTTCCTGTCGCAGGGTGTGCCGATGCTCAGCGGCGGCGACGAGATCGGCCGCACGCAACTCGGTAACAACAACGCGTACTGCCAGGACAATGAACTGAGCTGGCATCACTGGAACATGGGCGCCGACGAACGCGCACTGTTCGAGTTCGTGTGCCTCGCCGCCCGTATCCGCAGGGAACATCCGGTGCTGCGGCAGCCGAGGTTCCTGCACGGGGAGCTGGTGCCTGGCACCGGCGACAAGAACATCACCTGGCTCGCGTGTGACGGCCGTGAGATGACCACCGCCGACTGGATAGACCCGAACGCAAAGTGCATTGCGGCGCTGTTCGGCGGCGACCCGCCGCTGGTCTACCTGATGAACGCCGGCACGGAGGATGTGACGTTCCTCCTGCCCTCCGTGATCCCGGGACTCCCGGACCCCAGGACCCCGACGCGTGAATGGACTTGCGCCCTCGACACGGCTGACCAGTCCCGGCAGGGGCAGAGGTGGGCTGCCGGCGCGACCTACGTGCTGACGAGCCGATCCGTCGCGGTGTTTGTCCGGACTGCGCGATCGTTCGGAGGCCAAGCGCGCTGA
- a CDS encoding IS30 family transposase — MSEVLKAEIWARRQRGETYAAMGAAVGASGQTIHSVIREWGGIPPRPRRRAPRTLTAAEREEISRGVAAHDSFAAIGRRLHRPTSTISREVHRHGGRTRYRAATADHAAWRRARRPKPCRLAQQPRLRAVVAAALTQDWSPQQIAAWLRRRYRDNPEMQVSHETIYRSLFVQARGVLKRALVQHLRRAGALRRPRRRPALTHSRIADLVSIRERPAEATDRAVPGHWEGDLLRGAHHSHIATLVERHSRFVMLVRTPQIDAPSVARTLARHIRQLPPQLRRSLTWDRGSEMAAHRQFTMATNVQVYFCDPQSPWQRGTNENTNGLLRQYFPEGTDLRTFSQAKLNRIADRLNTRPRKTLDYETPADRLAAAVASTA; from the coding sequence ATGAGCGAAGTCCTGAAAGCAGAGATCTGGGCGCGGCGACAACGGGGCGAAACGTACGCGGCGATGGGGGCGGCGGTCGGCGCGTCGGGCCAAACGATCCATAGCGTGATTCGCGAGTGGGGCGGCATCCCGCCGCGCCCCCGGCGTCGCGCCCCGCGGACGCTGACGGCGGCGGAGCGCGAGGAGATTTCGCGTGGGGTGGCGGCCCACGACAGTTTCGCGGCCATCGGCCGACGGCTGCACCGTCCGACGTCGACCATCAGCCGCGAAGTGCATCGGCATGGCGGACGCACGCGGTATCGCGCGGCCACCGCCGACCACGCGGCGTGGCGGCGGGCCCGGCGCCCGAAGCCCTGTCGGTTGGCCCAGCAGCCGCGCTTACGCGCGGTCGTCGCGGCCGCCTTGACGCAGGATTGGTCGCCGCAGCAGATTGCCGCGTGGTTGCGGCGACGCTACCGTGATAATCCCGAGATGCAAGTCTCACACGAGACGATTTATCGCAGTCTGTTTGTCCAGGCCCGCGGCGTCCTCAAGCGCGCCCTCGTGCAGCATTTACGACGCGCGGGGGCGTTACGACGCCCACGGCGCCGGCCCGCCCTGACGCACTCGCGCATTGCGGATCTGGTCTCGATTCGGGAGCGGCCGGCCGAGGCGACCGATCGCGCCGTCCCGGGTCACTGGGAAGGCGATCTGCTCCGCGGGGCGCACCACTCCCACATTGCCACGCTGGTCGAACGGCACTCGCGGTTCGTGATGCTGGTGCGCACGCCGCAGATCGATGCGCCCAGCGTCGCGCGCACCCTCGCGCGTCACATTCGGCAGCTACCGCCACAGCTGCGACGCTCGCTCACCTGGGATCGGGGATCGGAGATGGCGGCCCATCGGCAATTCACGATGGCCACCAACGTGCAAGTGTATTTCTGCGATCCGCAGAGCCCGTGGCAGCGCGGCACCAACGAAAACACCAATGGGCTGCTCCGGCAGTACTTTCCCGAGGGCACGGACCTGCGCACCTTCAGCCAGGCGAAACTCAACCGGATTGCGGATCGGCTCAATACGCGTCCGCGCAAAACGCTCGATTATGAAACGCCTGCGGATAGACTAGCGGCGGCCGTTGCATCGACCGCGTGA
- a CDS encoding HAD family phosphatase, with protein sequence MTDPRAVLWDLDGTLADSREFHWRSWRDTMEAAGFGVTEAQFAASFGQRNDAIIPAWIGDRATPDVVREIGDAKEALYRELITAEGIVPLPGAADWVRRLHDDGWRQAIASSAPKLNVELMARVLGFGDLLDALIGAEDVRNGKPDPEVFLTAAAALGVPPERCVVVEDAAAGIEGALRAGMRSIGVGGDATSAATVSALSLDRLPADAFDRLMEKRPLENDL encoded by the coding sequence ATGACTGATCCCCGCGCTGTCCTCTGGGACCTGGACGGCACCCTTGCAGATTCCCGTGAGTTTCACTGGCGGTCCTGGCGCGACACCATGGAGGCCGCCGGCTTCGGCGTGACCGAAGCCCAGTTTGCTGCGAGCTTCGGTCAGCGAAACGACGCGATCATTCCCGCGTGGATCGGCGACCGCGCGACGCCGGATGTGGTCCGCGAAATCGGTGACGCGAAAGAGGCGCTGTATCGCGAACTCATCACCGCCGAAGGCATTGTGCCGCTGCCCGGCGCCGCCGACTGGGTGCGACGCCTGCATGACGACGGCTGGCGCCAGGCGATCGCGTCGTCGGCGCCGAAACTCAATGTCGAGCTGATGGCGCGCGTGCTGGGTTTCGGCGACCTCCTGGACGCGCTTATCGGCGCCGAGGATGTGCGAAACGGCAAGCCCGATCCTGAGGTGTTCCTCACAGCAGCAGCCGCGCTGGGTGTGCCGCCCGAGCGCTGCGTCGTGGTGGAGGACGCCGCAGCCGGCATCGAAGGCGCTCTCCGCGCCGGCATGCGCAGCATCGGCGTCGGCGGCGACGCTACCTCGGCCGCCACCGTCAGCGCGTTGTCACTCGACCGGTTGCCGGCCGATGCGTTTGATCGGCTGATGGAGAAACGACCTCTGGAAAACGACCTCTGA
- a CDS encoding ribulokinase yields MAERSFTIGLDFGTGSVRAVVVDCANGRVLGTSVFDFPTGVGGVIVDAHDPHLARQNPADYLAGMTATVPKALAAAAALDQGFMNSRVIGIGTDTTGSTPIPVDARMQALALDPKWTPNPAAHAWLWKDHTGADEAAAITAIAGEFAPEYLAVIGGTYSSEWFWSKIWRCLKVAPDVFAAADSWVELADYIPGVLAGVQSPAEIRRGVCAAGHKAMYSPDWGGLPSEEFLTRLDPKLAALRSRLYDQAWSSDRPAGTLSAEWAAAFGLPEGIPIAMGAFDAHYGAVGAGVTTGTLVKIIGTSTCDIAIAPATVAAPNVPGICGTVNGSVMPGYYGVEAGQSAVGDLLRWWVEVVCAGDEAMHAALSADATRLAPGQSGLVALDWNNGNRTILVDPRLTGLIIGQTLHTTRAEIYRALIEATAFGARAIIERLNANGVRVERVVSCGGIAEKNPLFMQIYADVLGYPMLLAGSSQTPALGASIAAAVAAGSKAGGYDDFESAQGQMTRLADTRYLPNPDARAVYDELYGLYRELHDTFGGMAGAHADLPTLMKRLLTIRERVTGRERATGDHSS; encoded by the coding sequence ATGGCGGAGCGGTCTTTTACCATCGGCCTCGACTTCGGCACGGGATCGGTCCGTGCTGTGGTTGTGGACTGCGCGAACGGCCGCGTGCTTGGCACAAGCGTGTTCGACTTTCCGACCGGTGTCGGCGGCGTGATCGTGGACGCACATGACCCGCATCTGGCACGGCAGAACCCTGCCGACTACCTCGCGGGGATGACGGCGACCGTGCCGAAGGCTCTGGCCGCCGCTGCCGCGCTCGACCAAGGGTTCATGAACAGCCGAGTCATCGGCATTGGCACCGATACCACCGGGTCAACACCCATTCCGGTGGACGCCCGCATGCAGGCGCTTGCGCTTGACCCGAAGTGGACGCCGAATCCGGCGGCCCACGCGTGGCTGTGGAAGGACCACACAGGCGCGGACGAAGCGGCCGCGATCACCGCGATCGCGGGTGAGTTCGCGCCCGAGTACCTGGCCGTGATCGGCGGAACCTACTCCTCGGAGTGGTTCTGGTCGAAGATCTGGCGCTGTCTGAAAGTGGCGCCCGACGTGTTTGCCGCCGCCGACAGCTGGGTGGAACTCGCCGACTACATCCCTGGAGTCCTGGCCGGAGTGCAATCACCTGCGGAGATTCGGCGCGGCGTCTGCGCCGCAGGTCACAAGGCGATGTACTCGCCCGACTGGGGCGGCCTGCCTTCGGAAGAGTTTCTGACGCGTCTCGATCCCAAACTGGCCGCCCTGCGCTCGCGGCTCTACGACCAGGCCTGGTCCTCTGACCGGCCGGCCGGGACGTTGAGTGCCGAATGGGCCGCCGCGTTCGGTTTGCCCGAGGGCATTCCCATCGCGATGGGCGCGTTCGACGCCCACTACGGCGCCGTCGGCGCGGGCGTCACCACAGGCACGCTGGTCAAAATCATCGGCACGTCCACGTGTGACATCGCGATCGCGCCGGCAACGGTCGCCGCGCCGAACGTTCCCGGCATCTGCGGCACCGTCAACGGATCTGTCATGCCCGGCTACTACGGCGTTGAGGCCGGTCAGTCTGCCGTCGGCGATCTCCTGCGCTGGTGGGTGGAGGTGGTCTGCGCCGGTGACGAAGCCATGCACGCGGCACTCTCGGCCGACGCAACCAGGCTGGCGCCGGGTCAGTCGGGCCTTGTCGCGCTCGACTGGAACAACGGCAACCGCACGATCCTGGTGGACCCGCGCCTGACAGGCCTCATCATTGGCCAGACCCTTCACACCACGCGGGCGGAAATTTATCGCGCGCTCATCGAGGCCACGGCGTTTGGGGCGCGCGCGATCATCGAGCGGCTCAACGCGAATGGCGTGCGCGTGGAACGTGTGGTGTCGTGTGGCGGCATCGCAGAGAAGAACCCGCTCTTCATGCAGATCTACGCCGACGTGCTCGGGTACCCCATGCTGCTGGCCGGATCCTCGCAAACGCCGGCGCTTGGCGCGTCAATTGCCGCGGCTGTCGCGGCTGGCTCAAAGGCCGGCGGGTATGACGACTTTGAATCCGCGCAGGGCCAGATGACAAGGCTTGCGGACACCCGCTACCTCCCCAACCCCGATGCGCGCGCAGTCTACGACGAACTGTACGGCCTGTATCGCGAACTTCACGACACGTTCGGCGGCATGGCCGGCGCGCACGCCGACCTGCCGACCCTGATGAAGCGGCTGCTGACCATTCGCGAGCGTGTCACAGGTCGCGAGCGCGCCACTGGAGACCACTCCTCATGA
- a CDS encoding TIM barrel protein, with protein MTRFTNDQIAFALAQSGPLDRARSLEFLKAMDIRHSVGHWSAGDFCDRFAPPGYNSDNADFGNTFEGQCRRTKAAGIDAIEIHQSVFEKTLNGDIDWQAIERAQNGFLADLGMTVPACNINTWTNPIFRLGGPCNPDPTLRRAALDEILKAVEIAKAMKIPVVSVWPGSDGADYHFQVDYLQSLEWFTEALVTVNHACLAAGIKLAIEPKPYEPRELFMIVPTAASAVLVAQRVNATCGGNNCGLTIDYGHQKMEGTTASTACDIAAYAGVEIHKFDINDARQGRNDQDLIFGTISIPESVDYLFTTFVRGYRGFYSQDQFTYRDDPTRAMERSMVNFANLALKAVRIYARKDELDSARALGTGPDILDIVSPILVG; from the coding sequence ATGACTCGTTTCACCAATGACCAGATCGCGTTTGCCCTTGCCCAGTCCGGCCCGCTCGACCGTGCGCGCTCCCTTGAGTTCCTGAAGGCGATGGACATTCGCCACAGCGTCGGTCACTGGTCAGCCGGTGACTTCTGCGATCGGTTTGCCCCGCCCGGGTACAACTCTGACAACGCAGACTTTGGCAACACTTTCGAGGGCCAGTGCCGCCGTACCAAGGCCGCGGGCATCGACGCCATCGAGATCCACCAGAGCGTGTTCGAAAAGACGCTCAACGGCGACATCGACTGGCAAGCCATCGAACGCGCCCAAAACGGATTCCTCGCTGACCTGGGCATGACCGTCCCCGCGTGCAACATCAACACGTGGACCAACCCGATCTTCCGCCTCGGCGGGCCGTGCAACCCGGATCCCACACTGCGGCGCGCGGCGCTCGACGAGATCCTCAAGGCCGTGGAAATCGCCAAGGCCATGAAGATTCCGGTGGTGAGCGTGTGGCCGGGCTCTGATGGCGCCGACTATCACTTCCAGGTGGACTACCTGCAATCGCTTGAGTGGTTCACCGAGGCACTCGTCACCGTCAATCACGCCTGCCTCGCCGCTGGCATCAAACTCGCCATCGAACCGAAGCCTTACGAGCCGCGCGAACTGTTCATGATTGTGCCCACGGCGGCTTCGGCCGTGCTCGTCGCGCAACGCGTCAACGCGACGTGCGGCGGCAACAACTGCGGACTGACGATCGACTACGGCCACCAGAAGATGGAAGGCACCACCGCGTCCACAGCCTGCGACATCGCCGCGTACGCGGGCGTCGAGATTCACAAGTTCGATATCAACGATGCGCGTCAGGGCCGCAACGACCAGGACCTGATCTTCGGCACAATTTCGATTCCCGAATCGGTGGACTACCTCTTCACCACCTTTGTGCGCGGCTACCGCGGCTTCTACAGCCAGGACCAGTTCACGTACCGAGACGACCCGACGCGTGCCATGGAGCGCAGCATGGTCAACTTCGCGAATCTCGCGCTCAAAGCCGTGCGCATCTACGCCCGCAAGGACGAACTCGACAGCGCACGCGCCCTCGGCACCGGTCCCGACATCCTCGACATCGTCAGCCCGATTCTCGTCGGCTAA
- a CDS encoding aldo/keto reductase codes for MTRRRLGRTDMTLAPIGFGAWAIGGSWGAVDDEESMRTLHAAVDAGVNFIDTADVYGDGRSERLVARLRRERPGERLWVATKAGRKLPTQTPEGYSRANLTAWVDQSLRNLEVDAIDLLQLHCPHPAVYDSVEVFGVLDNLVAAGKIRYYGVSVETVDDAQRALAHPNVQSIQIIFNLFRMKPAEALFQEAVTRKVGIIARVPLASGLLTGKLSAASTFAADDHRQFNRNGEQFDKGETFSGVPYDVGLAAVEALRPLVPGGATLAQFALRWILMWDAVTVVIPGARTPDQARHNCAAADVLPLDAATMTAARAVYDEHIRPHIHAGW; via the coding sequence TTGACTCGGCGCCGACTCGGGCGCACTGACATGACGCTGGCGCCGATTGGGTTCGGCGCGTGGGCGATCGGGGGATCGTGGGGGGCCGTCGATGATGAAGAGTCGATGCGGACTCTGCACGCCGCCGTGGATGCTGGCGTCAACTTCATCGATACCGCGGACGTCTATGGTGATGGCCGCAGTGAGCGACTGGTGGCGCGATTGCGGCGCGAGCGGCCGGGCGAACGGCTCTGGGTGGCGACCAAGGCCGGCCGTAAGTTGCCCACGCAGACGCCGGAGGGTTACTCACGCGCCAACCTGACCGCGTGGGTAGACCAGAGTCTGCGAAACCTCGAGGTGGACGCGATCGATCTGCTCCAGCTGCATTGTCCGCATCCGGCCGTGTACGACAGCGTTGAAGTGTTCGGTGTCCTCGACAACCTGGTGGCTGCAGGGAAGATCCGGTACTACGGCGTGAGTGTGGAAACCGTAGACGACGCGCAACGGGCTCTGGCGCATCCGAACGTGCAGTCCATCCAGATCATCTTCAACCTGTTCCGGATGAAGCCGGCAGAGGCGCTGTTCCAGGAAGCCGTGACGCGCAAGGTGGGGATCATTGCTCGCGTGCCGCTGGCGAGCGGGTTACTGACCGGAAAACTGTCAGCGGCCTCGACGTTCGCTGCCGATGACCATCGCCAGTTCAACAGGAACGGCGAGCAGTTCGATAAGGGCGAGACATTTTCCGGCGTGCCGTACGACGTCGGCCTGGCTGCCGTCGAAGCCCTGCGACCGCTCGTGCCCGGTGGCGCCACGCTCGCCCAGTTCGCTCTCCGCTGGATTCTGATGTGGGACGCAGTGACCGTCGTCATCCCCGGCGCCCGCACGCCCGACCAGGCGCGCCACAATTGCGCCGCGGCGGATGTACTGCCACTCGACGCCGCCACCATGACCGCCGCCCGCGCGGTGTACGATGAACACATTCGCCCGCACATCCATGCGGGCTGGTAA
- a CDS encoding phospholipase: protein MITELVPATVHGRVLIDNDEGAAVSSRVLVAFHGYGQSAEDMLEELRRIPGADQWTRVSIQALNRFYTRGDAKVVANWMTREDREQAIADNIAYVNSAIQHISTAAPSTRALVFVGFSQGVAMAYRAALLGARPVAGIIALAGDIPPELRTDVAHRHPWPKVLIGVGHLEQWYSSDKVEQDEAFLAARGVEHSVVRFKGGHEWTEEFRTAAGSFLGAVT, encoded by the coding sequence GTGATCACGGAGCTCGTTCCTGCAACAGTCCACGGCCGCGTCCTCATCGACAACGATGAGGGCGCGGCCGTTTCTTCGCGTGTGCTTGTGGCTTTCCACGGCTACGGCCAGTCGGCCGAGGACATGCTCGAGGAGTTGCGCCGCATTCCAGGCGCGGACCAGTGGACGCGCGTGTCGATTCAGGCGCTCAATCGGTTCTACACACGCGGCGACGCGAAGGTGGTGGCGAACTGGATGACGCGCGAGGACCGCGAGCAGGCCATCGCCGACAACATCGCGTACGTGAATTCAGCCATTCAGCACATCAGCACGGCAGCACCCAGCACCCGAGCACTTGTTTTCGTGGGTTTTTCGCAAGGCGTCGCCATGGCGTATCGCGCGGCGCTGCTGGGCGCGCGGCCCGTGGCTGGCATCATCGCGCTCGCGGGCGACATCCCGCCCGAACTGAGAACCGACGTCGCCCATCGCCACCCCTGGCCGAAGGTCCTGATTGGCGTGGGGCACCTGGAGCAGTGGTACTCGAGCGACAAGGTGGAGCAGGACGAGGCGTTCCTGGCCGCCCGCGGTGTAGAGCATTCCGTGGTGCGGTTCAAGGGCGGGCATGAGTGGACTGAGGAGTTTCGGACCGCCGCTGGTTCATTTCTCGGCGCTGTCACTTAG
- the pepF gene encoding oligoendopeptidase F: MTTAAVKSRNRADIPVEYTWNLADIYPDWQAWEADRGQLELKIDEYAALKGTLGQGPEQLLTAFRQSDALGKLAHTVYYFPSLKYDEDQRDNDINARRQTIEALFARWQQVTSWFSPELLTIPLATVRGWMEANPDLALYRFAIEEVYRQQEHVLDEAGERLLSLATRVNAAPNEAYSALSTADAKFPDVTLSTGETVKMSYGQYRAVLAGNRNQADRRLAFLAHYGTYAANINTYASLYHSVCQRNWFQARARGYASSLDAALHGNAIPAAVVENLIAAARAGVEPMRRYHRLRRERLKLERYYPYDFSIPVVEWDQRYDYSTVASPIVEAVAPLGADYQARMRRGFSERWIDVFENDGKRSGAYSASVYGKHPYMLMNWNETLDDVFTMAHEMGHSMHTMLSHETQPFVYADYTIFVAEVASTLNEALLLDHMLERTGSDAERSVLLQHAIDNITSTFYTQVMFADFELQVHRRVERDEPVTADVLNAVYKELCEAYYGDAVSLEELTPITWARIPHFYNSPFYVYQYATCFASAAKLSKTLMAGAPGDREAARTRYIELLSSGGNDHPMKQLAKAGIDLSEPDTVAAVVEQLDRLVTQLEGI; this comes from the coding sequence ATGACCACCGCCGCCGTGAAGAGCCGCAATCGGGCCGACATCCCAGTGGAATACACCTGGAACCTGGCCGACATTTACCCCGATTGGCAGGCTTGGGAAGCCGACCGTGGCCAACTTGAGCTCAAGATCGATGAATATGCGGCGCTCAAGGGCACGCTTGGGCAGGGGCCTGAGCAACTGTTGACGGCCTTCAGGCAAAGTGACGCGCTGGGCAAGCTGGCGCACACGGTGTATTACTTTCCATCGCTCAAGTACGACGAGGACCAGCGCGACAACGACATCAACGCCAGGCGCCAGACTATCGAGGCGCTGTTTGCCCGGTGGCAGCAGGTCACGTCGTGGTTCAGCCCCGAACTGCTCACCATCCCCCTCGCCACCGTTCGCGGCTGGATGGAAGCGAATCCGGATCTGGCCCTGTACCGCTTCGCGATAGAAGAGGTGTACCGGCAGCAGGAGCATGTACTGGACGAGGCCGGCGAACGCCTGTTGTCACTGGCCACTCGGGTGAACGCCGCGCCGAATGAGGCATACAGCGCGTTGTCCACAGCGGACGCGAAGTTCCCGGACGTGACCCTGAGCACGGGCGAGACGGTCAAGATGTCGTACGGCCAATACCGTGCGGTGCTGGCGGGCAACCGCAATCAGGCCGACCGGCGCCTGGCGTTTCTCGCGCACTACGGCACCTACGCGGCCAACATCAACACATACGCCTCGCTGTATCACAGCGTCTGCCAGCGCAACTGGTTCCAGGCGCGCGCCCGGGGCTACGCCAGCAGCCTGGACGCCGCACTGCACGGCAATGCCATTCCCGCCGCCGTGGTGGAGAACCTCATCGCGGCCGCACGCGCGGGTGTGGAGCCGATGCGCCGGTATCACCGGCTGCGGCGCGAACGCCTGAAGCTCGAACGTTATTACCCTTACGACTTCTCGATCCCGGTCGTGGAGTGGGATCAGCGCTACGACTACTCCACCGTGGCCTCTCCTATCGTGGAGGCGGTGGCGCCGCTTGGCGCCGACTACCAGGCGCGCATGCGCCGCGGATTCTCAGAACGCTGGATCGACGTCTTCGAAAACGACGGCAAACGCAGCGGCGCCTACTCCGCGAGCGTCTACGGCAAACACCCGTACATGCTGATGAACTGGAACGAAACGCTGGACGACGTGTTCACGATGGCGCATGAGATGGGCCATTCGATGCACACGATGCTTTCGCACGAAACCCAGCCGTTTGTGTATGCCGACTACACCATCTTCGTGGCCGAAGTGGCGTCCACACTGAACGAAGCCTTGCTCCTCGATCACATGCTGGAGCGGACCGGAAGTGACGCCGAGCGGTCGGTGCTGCTCCAGCACGCCATCGACAACATCACGAGCACTTTTTACACCCAGGTCATGTTCGCGGACTTCGAATTGCAGGTCCATCGACGGGTGGAACGCGACGAGCCCGTGACGGCTGACGTGCTCAACGCCGTGTACAAGGAATTGTGCGAGGCCTACTACGGCGATGCCGTGAGCCTTGAGGAACTGACCCCGATCACCTGGGCCCGGATTCCGCACTTTTACAACTCGCCCTTTTACGTCTACCAATACGCCACGTGTTTCGCCTCGGCGGCGAAGTTGTCCAAAACGCTGATGGCCGGCGCCCCTGGTGACCGGGAGGCGGCGCGGACGAGATACATCGAATTGCTCTCTTCTGGGGGTAATGACCATCCGATGAAGCAGCTCGCCAAGGCCGGAATCGACCTGTCGGAACCGGACACCGTGGCCGCCGTTGTTGAGCAACTCGACCGATTGGTGACCCAACTCGAGGGCATCTGA